In one window of Astyanax mexicanus isolate ESR-SI-001 chromosome 18, AstMex3_surface, whole genome shotgun sequence DNA:
- the mrpl28 gene encoding 39S ribosomal protein L28, mitochondrial codes for MPLHKYPPRIWEALKLQKGIYSRLPQHYLKTLQDTTPSTAVHWKPLGVKYRANPKTGQRERVQDIPIPIYYPPESQDGLWGGEGWISGFRYANNDKLAAKVKKTWKPQLFKKELYSEILDQKFNITVTARTLDLIDAVYGFDFYILKTPKQDLHSKFGMDLKRAMLLRLAQKDTELYPDDPVRREKIYNKYKQFEIPAEEAEWVGLSLEEAVEKQRQLEHKDPEPLYKSCVEDLVKDIAIQKLSEPTVVGKKD; via the exons ATGCCGCTACATAAGTATCCTCCGCGAATTTGGGAAGCCCTGAAGTTACAGAAGGGTATCTACTCTCGTCTACCTCAGCACTACCTCAAAACCTTACAGGACACGACCCCTTCCACCGCAGTGCACTGGAAACCTCTGGGGGTAAAATACAGAGCCAACCCCAAGACAGGCCAGCGGGAGAGAGTGCAGGACATCCCCATCCCCATTTATTACCCCCCAGAGTCCCAGGACGGCCTTTGGGGTGGAGAGGGCTGGATATCGGGTTTCAGATACGCCAATAATGACAAG CTCGCTGCGAAGGTGAAGAAGACCTGGAAACCTCAGCTCTTTAAGAAGGAGCTATATAGTGAAATCCTTGACCAGAAGTTCAACATCACGGTCACAGCTCGTACACTAGATCTTATTGATGCAGTTTATGGCTTTGACTTCTACATCCTTAAG ACCCCAAAGCAGGATTTGCACTCCAAGTTCGGGATGGACCTAAAACGTGCAATGCTTCTCCGGTTAGCTCAGAAGGACACAGAGCTGTACCCGGACGATCCTGTACGAAGGGAGAAGATCTACAACAAATATAAG CAGTTTGAGATCCCAGCCGAGGAAGCAGAGTGGGTGGGGTTGAGTCTGGAGGAGGCTGTGGAAAAGCAGAGACAGCTGGAGCATAAG GATCCTGAGCCGCTGTACAAGAGCTGCGTGGAAGACCTTGTAAAGGACATCGCCATACAGAAACTCTCAGAGCCCACAGTTGTGGGAAAGAAGGACTGA
- the relb gene encoding transcription factor RelB isoform X2, with protein MSSLPSSRGPKAQAQRRGTPVGRSARSHQTGTEQLERLLNKPQLQVVEQPKERGMRFRYECEGRSAGSILGASSTEVNKTLPAIEIQGPIEGIKKVTVTVSLVTKDIPYRPHPHCLVGKDCSDGICIISLNPHTTRRHSFVNLGIQCVRRKELDASLIKRRNKNIDPFNTGQSKSIEDMDMNVVRLCFQCELELEDGDRIQLSPVVSNPIYDKKATTTAELKINRLNIVRGPCSGKTEIYMLCDKVQKDDIEIIFHHDDWEAKAEFAQTDVHRQIAIVFKAPPYQEQDISEEVEVNVCLRRISDRMHSDPVKFTYVPLDQDPYEVDRKRKIKSDIKFSEDCRGTSAPDRIINKPATSHQIDTFNFIPFDCGIPLATPLQDFLGTSSQPSLGQGLEDLYADPFGQEDSCVSLDPDAMGNLLVSISECIGQQNLFQLFNNADPGFDGSDPNLNIDMGQPQMNLSSYSDMHFNQMVSDRNHGTDPESLPQDLIGISLGQVKTENEGDS; from the exons ATGTCATCTCTACCGTCGTCTCGTGGACCCAAGGCTCAAGCACAGCGACGTGGGACCCCAGTGGGAAGGTCTGCCCGCTCCCATCAGACGGGCACAGAGCAGCTGGAGAGACTCCTGAACAAACCCCAGCTGCAGGTGGTAGAGCAGCCCAAAGAGCGTGGCATGAGGTTTCGCTACGAGTGTGAGGGCCGCTCTGCCGGCAGCATCCTGGGAGCCTCCAGCACTGAAGTCAACAAGACCCTGCCTGCCATCGAG ATCCAGGGGCCAATCGAGGGGATTAAAAAGGTGACAGTGACGGTGTCTCTGGTGACTAAGGACATCCCTTACCGTCCGCACCCGCACTGCTTAGTTGGAAAGGATTGTTCAGATGGAATCTGTATCATTTCGCTAAATCCTCACACAACCCGACGCCACAG ttttgtgaATTTAGGCATCCAGTGTGTTCGGAGGAAGGAATTAGATGCCTCACTGATCAAGAGGAGGAATAAAAATATTGATCCATTCAACA CTGGACAGTCAAAGAGCATTGAAGACATGGACATGAACGTGGTGAGACTGTGTTTCCAGTGCGAGCTGGAATTGGAGGATGGAGACAGGATCCAGCTCAGTCCTGTGGTTTCCAACCCAATCTATGATAAGA AAGCTACAACGACTGCAGAGCTGAAGATCAACAGGCTGAATATTGTCAGGGGTCCTTGTTCAGGAAAGACTGAGATCTACATGCTGTGCGACAAAGTGCAAAAAG ATGACATTGAGATCATCTTCCATCATGACGACTGGGAGGCCAAGGCGGAGTTTGCCCAGACAGACGTCCACCGTCAGATCGCCATTGTCTTCAAGGCTCCGCCGTATCAGGAGCAGGACATCAGCGAGGAAGTGGAGGTCAACGTGTGTCTGCGTCGCATTTCGGACCGCATGCACAGCGATCCGGTCAAATTCACCTACGTTCCACTTGACCAag ATCCATATGAAGTAGACCGGAAGAGGAAGATTAAATCAGATATCAAGTTCAGCGAGGACTGCCGTGGCACGTCAG CTCCAGACAGGATTATAAACAAACCAGCTACGTCTCACCAGATTGACACGTTCAATTTTATCCCGTTTGATTGTGGTATCCCATTAGCAACTCCTCTCCAGGACTTCTTAGGTACTTCCAGCCAGCCTTCACTGGGTCAGGGGCTGGAAGACCTGTATGCAGATCCCTTTGGTCAAGAGGACAGCTGTGTGAGTTTGGATCCAGACGCCATGGGAAACCTCTTGGTCAGCATTTCCGAGTGTATTGGTCAACAGAATCTTTTCCAGCTTTTTAACAACGCGGATCCTGGGTTTGATGGCTCAGATCCGAACTTGAACATAGACATGGGGCAGCCTCAGATGAATTTAAGTTCCTATAGTGACATGCACTTCAACCAGATGGTGAGCGACCGGAACCATGGCACAGATCCCGAGTCCCTGCCTCAAGACTTAATCGGCATTTCCTTAGGTCAAGTCAAGACAGAAAACGAAGGAGATTCGTAG